One Lacticaseibacillus rhamnosus genomic window carries:
- a CDS encoding ABC transporter ATP-binding protein, which yields MDKQPVVTVENVTKTYGKQGEKQTPALKGVSFQVEPGEFVGIMGASGSGKTTLLNILSTLDTPTSGSVRIKGADVTKLKGDALSDFRAKKIGFIFQDFNLLENLTGRENIALPLALQNVSAKKQTEAVDKIAQTLGIERVLDHYPTELSGGQKQRVAAARALVQQPDILFGDEPTGALDSKAARELLDTMAHLNRDEGVSILLVTHDPFSASYASRILFIKDGQIGSELVHGDKSQEAFYQEILETLGTFQK from the coding sequence ATGGACAAGCAACCTGTTGTAACGGTTGAAAATGTTACGAAAACATATGGCAAACAAGGGGAAAAACAAACGCCAGCACTAAAGGGTGTGAGTTTTCAGGTTGAACCCGGTGAATTCGTTGGGATTATGGGTGCTTCAGGCTCCGGTAAAACCACTTTATTGAATATTCTGAGCACGCTAGACACCCCGACATCCGGTTCCGTTCGCATCAAAGGCGCCGATGTGACCAAACTCAAAGGAGACGCCTTATCCGATTTTCGCGCCAAAAAGATCGGCTTTATTTTCCAGGATTTCAACTTACTAGAAAACTTAACCGGCCGGGAAAACATTGCATTGCCACTTGCCTTGCAAAATGTCAGCGCTAAAAAGCAAACCGAAGCCGTTGATAAGATCGCGCAAACGCTTGGCATTGAACGCGTGTTGGATCATTACCCAACCGAACTGTCCGGTGGTCAAAAACAACGGGTAGCCGCAGCTCGGGCATTGGTTCAGCAGCCGGATATTCTTTTTGGTGATGAACCAACCGGCGCACTTGATTCCAAGGCTGCGCGCGAATTGTTGGATACCATGGCGCATTTGAATCGTGACGAAGGCGTGTCGATTCTGCTGGTGACCCATGATCCGTTTTCCGCCAGCTATGCCAGTCGAATTTTGTTCATCAAAGACGGTCAGATCGGTTCTGAACTGGTTCACGGTGACAAGAGTCAAGAAGCTTTCTATCAAGAGATTCTTGAGACCCTCGGCACATTTCAGAAGTAG
- a CDS encoding APC family permease, with translation MNDLEKPQKQFIPWMIVGLMDFVTVIGFDDIIYNFQNQGLVAFTSWIIMTFFYVIPYNLIVAHMGSTFSEHGGGITSWMRETNGDTVGYYAAWFYWITGLPYVVDVANSVVISFGWITNGNGNIQANLGNAWFGILTAVIFVIFIWLQHFFKNKSLEIMSTIGGGAMFIMTVLFVIMTFIGLSKGAPIATRPFDFKAFIPKDFFSLSFLSTFGLFVFAMNGSELAAPYTKDMRHPARDFPKALKMIAIMTMFLTLFGTFSLGVYFNAHHLPNDLKMNGSYYAFQAIGRQFGMGNSLMYLFAVVQGIYMLAQLAVILDASTRVFLSDVAKRFMPRQLTKMNEDGLPINGYWMTTILCALIMALGALLPKINDIFNWLLNLNGIVSPLSTCFLFWSYTMVRLHQDRFPTPDYTFLKNRKVGLVVGIWMLGITFLLGTLGFFPTDATADTFALMLGLNIVVPIGMVALGVLMPWIAKRQRQANNGLAFSRNTWLVLTTLSLVGLVVAATYGIHVNLLDHLTPVIQWPLIIIVDLAIAGVVLKVTANGRHQRVAGSPDEG, from the coding sequence ATGAATGATTTAGAAAAACCGCAAAAGCAGTTCATTCCCTGGATGATTGTCGGCTTGATGGACTTTGTCACCGTCATCGGGTTTGACGACATCATCTATAACTTCCAGAATCAAGGCTTGGTGGCATTCACCAGCTGGATTATCATGACCTTCTTTTATGTCATTCCGTATAATCTGATTGTCGCGCATATGGGTTCGACTTTTTCCGAACATGGCGGCGGGATCACCAGCTGGATGCGCGAAACCAATGGCGATACGGTTGGTTACTATGCGGCTTGGTTTTATTGGATCACCGGGCTGCCTTATGTCGTGGACGTAGCCAATTCGGTTGTTATTTCTTTTGGCTGGATCACCAACGGCAACGGCAACATTCAAGCTAACCTTGGTAACGCATGGTTCGGTATTCTCACGGCCGTTATCTTTGTGATCTTTATCTGGTTACAGCACTTCTTTAAAAATAAAAGTCTTGAGATCATGTCAACAATCGGCGGCGGGGCCATGTTTATCATGACGGTTTTATTCGTGATCATGACCTTCATCGGTTTATCCAAAGGCGCCCCGATTGCCACCCGCCCGTTTGATTTCAAGGCCTTCATCCCCAAAGATTTCTTTTCACTGAGCTTCCTATCGACTTTTGGCTTGTTCGTCTTTGCCATGAACGGCTCCGAACTTGCTGCACCTTACACCAAGGACATGCGCCATCCTGCCCGTGATTTTCCCAAAGCATTGAAAATGATTGCGATCATGACCATGTTCCTGACACTTTTTGGCACCTTTTCATTAGGGGTATACTTTAACGCCCACCATCTGCCAAATGATTTGAAAATGAATGGTTCCTACTATGCGTTTCAAGCCATTGGTCGTCAATTCGGGATGGGCAACAGTCTGATGTATCTGTTCGCCGTGGTGCAAGGTATTTATATGTTAGCCCAGCTGGCTGTGATTCTGGACGCCTCAACCCGGGTATTCCTGTCCGATGTGGCCAAGCGCTTCATGCCGCGTCAGTTGACAAAGATGAACGAAGACGGCTTGCCGATTAATGGTTACTGGATGACAACGATTCTGTGTGCGTTGATCATGGCACTCGGCGCACTTTTGCCGAAAATCAATGACATCTTCAACTGGCTGCTCAATCTCAACGGTATTGTCAGCCCGCTGTCCACTTGCTTCTTGTTCTGGTCCTACACGATGGTCCGGTTACATCAGGATCGGTTCCCGACGCCTGATTATACGTTTCTTAAAAATCGAAAAGTCGGCTTAGTTGTCGGTATCTGGATGTTAGGGATTACCTTTTTACTTGGCACCCTTGGCTTCTTCCCGACTGACGCCACCGCGGACACTTTTGCACTCATGCTCGGTTTGAATATCGTGGTGCCAATTGGCATGGTCGCGCTTGGCGTTTTGATGCCGTGGATCGCCAAACGTCAGCGGCAAGCGAACAACGGCCTTGCGTTTAGCCGCAACACCTGGTTGGTACTCACTACCCTCAGCTTAGTCGGGCTAGTTGTCGCGGCTACTTATGGGATACACGTCAACTTACTCGATCACTTAACGCCTGTCATTCAGTGGCCACTGATTATCATCGTTGACCTTGCCATTGCCGGGGTGGTGCTCAAAGTCACCGCAAACGGTCGGCATCAACGGGTAGCTGGTTCGCCTGATGAGGGATGA
- a CDS encoding diacylglycerol/lipid kinase family protein: MLSYTIIYNPASGHAKGPTAAEQLKAKLEDRQRQVSMAPTKSADDARNFAYQAQSDIVVAVGGDGTINQVVAGLAPRKQPPTLAILPEGTVNNLAKVLHIPLLLPLAIKNILEAKPQPLDIAQVNDRYMVSTLTLGVLANAALSVTQKEKRHFGPIIYLLKGFKVLAQHQHWILHLNSAHNHWEKDTQFLLVSMTNSVGGFTNAVPDAAVDDGHLHVFIAPKLTWWRSLLAIPYFITGNFQKLPGMTYFATEQLTIEAPKTLQSRVDGDPSTKTPLKLTVIADHIQVLAPPVGK; the protein is encoded by the coding sequence ATGCTCAGCTACACGATCATTTATAATCCTGCTTCCGGCCACGCTAAAGGCCCGACTGCCGCCGAACAGCTCAAGGCCAAACTTGAAGATCGCCAGCGGCAAGTCTCCATGGCACCGACCAAAAGTGCTGATGACGCCCGAAATTTTGCTTATCAAGCCCAATCGGATATTGTTGTTGCAGTTGGCGGAGATGGCACGATTAACCAAGTCGTTGCCGGGCTCGCACCGCGCAAACAACCGCCAACACTCGCTATTTTACCGGAAGGCACGGTCAACAACCTGGCTAAAGTCCTGCATATTCCGTTGCTGCTGCCACTGGCGATCAAGAACATTCTAGAAGCCAAGCCGCAGCCATTAGACATTGCACAGGTCAATGATCGCTACATGGTAAGTACCCTGACACTCGGCGTTTTAGCCAATGCGGCGTTGTCCGTCACTCAAAAAGAAAAACGCCATTTTGGTCCGATCATCTACTTATTAAAGGGTTTTAAAGTTTTGGCCCAACACCAACACTGGATCCTACACTTGAACAGCGCCCATAATCACTGGGAAAAAGACACCCAATTTCTGCTAGTCAGCATGACCAATTCCGTTGGCGGTTTTACGAATGCGGTGCCAGATGCCGCCGTGGATGATGGTCATCTGCACGTTTTTATCGCCCCAAAACTAACCTGGTGGCGCTCACTACTGGCCATCCCCTACTTCATCACCGGCAACTTTCAGAAACTACCCGGCATGACGTATTTCGCCACCGAGCAACTTACCATCGAGGCTCCAAAAACGCTCCAAAGCCGGGTTGACGGCGACCCGAGCACCAAGACGCCGCTAAAATTGACTGTCATCGCTGACCATATTCAAGTATTGGCCCCACCGGTGGGAAAATAA